The Virgibacillus dokdonensis genome includes a window with the following:
- the ptsP gene encoding phosphoenolpyruvate--protein phosphotransferase: MANIQGIAASSGIAIAKAYLLETPDLSFEKITTATPQVEIERLDKALEISKQELEQIKAHTKENIGDEHAEIFSAHLLVLSDPELINPMKNKMNEENVNAEAALDEVATMFIDMFKNMDNDYMRERAADIYDVTKRVKAHLLGVTFPDPALIDEEVIVIAKDLTPSDTAQLNRDFVKGFATDIGGRTSHSAIMARSLEIPAVVGTKEVTSTIQKDDLIIVDGNEGVVIVNPTEEIVATYEKKQEEFAKQKQEWAKLKNEPTLAADGEQVELAANIGTPDDVLGVLDNGGEGVGLYRTEFLYMGKSQLPTEEEQFTAYKSVLEQMDGKPVVVRTLDIGGDKELNYLDLPKELNPFLGFRAIRFCLDNEHVFRPQLRALLRASVYGNLKIMFPMIATLEEFRQAKAILMDEKEALLKEGKEVSDHIEIGIMVEIPSTAVIAKQFAKEVDFFSIGTNDLIQYTMAADRMNEQVSYLYQPYHPAILNLVNNVIEAAHSEDKWVGMCGEMAGDAIAIPILLGLGLDEFSMSATSILPARTQIRDLDKGKLASYKDELLSMSTAEEVVQFIKEKTE; encoded by the coding sequence ATGGCTAACATTCAAGGAATTGCTGCATCTTCAGGTATCGCTATTGCCAAAGCATACCTATTAGAAACTCCAGACTTATCATTTGAAAAAATCACGACAGCTACCCCTCAAGTGGAAATAGAACGACTTGATAAAGCACTTGAAATTTCCAAGCAAGAATTAGAGCAAATTAAAGCTCATACGAAAGAAAATATTGGTGATGAGCATGCGGAAATTTTTTCTGCTCATTTGTTAGTACTTAGTGACCCTGAATTGATTAATCCTATGAAGAATAAAATGAATGAAGAAAATGTAAACGCAGAAGCTGCGCTAGATGAAGTTGCTACCATGTTTATCGACATGTTCAAAAATATGGACAATGATTATATGCGAGAAAGAGCAGCAGATATATACGATGTAACAAAGCGTGTTAAAGCCCATCTATTAGGGGTTACTTTCCCAGACCCTGCATTGATTGATGAAGAAGTAATTGTAATTGCAAAAGACTTAACACCATCCGATACTGCGCAATTAAACAGAGATTTCGTTAAAGGCTTTGCGACAGATATTGGTGGCCGTACATCCCACTCAGCTATTATGGCAAGATCGCTTGAGATCCCAGCAGTTGTTGGTACAAAAGAAGTGACGAGCACCATCCAAAAAGATGATTTAATCATCGTTGATGGTAATGAAGGGGTTGTAATTGTTAACCCAACGGAAGAAATAGTCGCAACTTATGAGAAAAAACAAGAAGAATTTGCCAAGCAAAAACAAGAGTGGGCAAAACTAAAAAACGAACCTACATTAGCTGCAGATGGCGAACAAGTAGAACTAGCAGCAAATATTGGTACACCAGATGACGTACTAGGCGTTTTAGACAATGGTGGGGAAGGTGTCGGCTTATACCGTACAGAGTTTTTATATATGGGGAAGAGTCAGCTCCCAACAGAAGAAGAACAGTTCACGGCATATAAATCCGTGCTTGAGCAAATGGATGGAAAACCTGTTGTTGTTCGTACTTTAGATATTGGTGGGGACAAAGAGTTAAACTACTTAGATCTCCCTAAAGAATTAAATCCATTTCTAGGTTTCCGTGCCATTCGTTTTTGCCTAGATAATGAGCATGTATTCCGTCCACAATTACGTGCATTACTACGGGCTAGCGTTTATGGAAATCTAAAAATTATGTTCCCAATGATCGCTACGTTGGAAGAGTTTCGCCAAGCAAAAGCCATTCTAATGGATGAAAAAGAGGCTCTTTTAAAAGAAGGAAAAGAAGTATCCGATCATATTGAAATAGGGATCATGGTAGAAATCCCTTCAACTGCCGTTATTGCAAAACAATTTGCAAAAGAGGTAGACTTCTTCAGTATCGGTACAAACGACCTTATCCAATATACGATGGCCGCAGACCGAATGAACGAACAAGTTTCCTACTTGTACCAACCATACCACCCAGCCATTTTAAATTTGGTAAACAATGTTATTGAAGCTGCTCACAGTGAAGATAAATGGGTAGGCATGTGTGGGGAAATGGCAGGAGATGCTATTGCGATTCCTATTTTACTCGGTCTTGGTTTAGATGAATTCAGTATGAGCGCTACATCTATTTTACCTGCACGTACACAAATACGTGACCTAGATAAAGGAAAGTTAGCATCCTATAAGGACGAACTTCTTTCTATGAGCACCGCTGAAGAAGTGGTCCAATTTATTAAAGAAAAAACAGAATAA
- a CDS encoding alpha/beta fold hydrolase, translating to MKQQTFWYQTDDHTDVFIKKWEPAFPAKGVIQIAHGMMEHIERYHDFATYLTSQGFIVYGNDHRGHGKTGEKQGMLGYFAETDGFYKAVHDLRQVSELIQTSHPSLPVFLFGHSMGSFFVRSYIQSYSNSISGVILSGTGYYPTTQLIAGQRLASLLPPKEKAVWMNKLVFGSFNKKVDYAPTGFEWLTRSTEAIDKYMKDPYTGFIPTGQFFYDLFTGLRSIHNSNNYLQIRCDLPVLLISGDHDPVGNYAKGVWKTAEFYTNCGLTQIVTMLFANGRHELIHEWNKQEVYEVIMQWTKKAIA from the coding sequence ATGAAACAGCAAACTTTTTGGTACCAAACCGATGATCATACAGACGTATTTATTAAAAAATGGGAACCCGCTTTTCCTGCAAAAGGGGTTATTCAAATTGCTCATGGCATGATGGAGCATATAGAAAGGTATCATGATTTTGCTACTTATTTAACGTCTCAAGGGTTTATCGTTTATGGAAATGATCATAGAGGGCACGGAAAAACTGGTGAAAAACAAGGTATGCTTGGTTATTTCGCTGAAACAGATGGCTTTTACAAAGCGGTTCATGATCTGCGCCAAGTATCGGAACTTATTCAGACTTCTCACCCATCTTTACCTGTATTCTTATTCGGACATAGCATGGGGTCTTTTTTTGTCCGCTCTTATATCCAATCTTACAGTAATTCCATTTCTGGAGTTATTCTTTCTGGAACTGGATATTATCCTACAACTCAATTAATAGCAGGGCAACGTTTAGCATCTCTCCTTCCGCCGAAAGAAAAAGCGGTTTGGATGAATAAGCTTGTTTTTGGTTCATTTAATAAAAAAGTAGATTACGCTCCTACTGGATTTGAATGGTTAACGCGATCAACAGAAGCAATTGATAAGTATATGAAAGATCCGTACACTGGATTTATTCCAACCGGACAATTTTTTTACGATTTATTTACCGGTTTGCGAAGTATTCATAACTCGAACAATTATCTACAAATACGGTGCGATCTTCCAGTACTATTGATTAGCGGGGATCATGATCCAGTTGGAAATTACGCAAAAGGCGTTTGGAAGACAGCTGAATTTTATACCAATTGCGGTTTAACTCAGATTGTGACAATGCTATTTGCTAACGGTAGACACGAGCTGATTCATGAATGGAACAAACAGGAAGTATATGAAGTGATTATGCAGTGGACGAAGAAAGCGATTGCTTAA
- the smpB gene encoding SsrA-binding protein SmpB: MPKGQGKVIATNKRASHDYFIEDTYEAGIVLQGTEIKSIRAGRVNIKDAHARIDRGEVKLINLHIAEYAQGNRFNHDPTRTRKLLLHRKEIDKLIGLTQQQGYALVPLKIYIKNGYAKVLLGLGKGKKKYDKREDLKRKQMKRDVDRAIKDHMR, translated from the coding sequence ATGCCAAAAGGACAAGGAAAAGTAATTGCAACAAATAAAAGAGCATCTCATGACTATTTTATAGAAGATACGTATGAAGCAGGGATTGTTCTGCAAGGCACAGAGATTAAGTCGATTCGTGCCGGAAGGGTAAATATTAAGGATGCGCATGCGCGGATTGATCGTGGTGAAGTAAAATTAATTAATTTGCATATTGCAGAATATGCACAGGGAAATCGATTTAATCACGATCCAACTCGTACAAGAAAACTGCTTTTACACCGTAAAGAAATTGATAAATTAATTGGCTTAACCCAACAGCAAGGGTATGCACTTGTGCCATTGAAAATTTACATTAAAAATGGTTATGCAAAGGTACTGTTAGGGCTAGGAAAAGGTAAAAAGAAATACGACAAGCGTGAAGATTTGAAAAGAAAGCAAATGAAACGAGACGTTGATCGAGCTATCAAAGACCATATGCGCTAA
- the rnr gene encoding ribonuclease R produces the protein MKEKIQQYFKENGTKPLTVHEIEEALEIEDATEFKELIKSLNALEESGELVRTRKNRFGLPEKMNLVRGRIQMHAKGFAFLIPDDESRDDVYIHYSDLGSAMNGDKVLVRIEKRSDSGNRSEGTVIRILERATLQVVGTFENNRSFGFVIADDKRIPNDIFIPKDSTNGAVSGHKVIAHITKYPEGRKSAEGEIIHILGHKNDPGIDIMSIIHKHGIKVDFPEKVLEQAANTPEAITEEEMEGRRDLREETIVTIDGADAKDLDDAVSVKQLDNGNYLLGVYIADVSHYIDQGSPMDEEAFERGTSVYLVDRVIPMIPHRLSNGICSLNPKVDRLTLGCEMEIDTSGNVVKHEIFPSVIRTNERMTYHDVNQILVEKDSSLQERYQELVPMFENMEALAAILRRKRMNRGAIDFDFKEAKVVVDENGKPQDVVLRERSVAERLIEEFMLAANETVAEHFHWMDVPFIHRIHQDPDPDKLQTFFEFLAGLGYVVKGTNNEIHPQALQKVLEEVKGKPEEMIVSKLMLRSMQQAKYDPQSIGHFGLATSFYTHFTSPIRRYPDLIVHRLIRTYLIDKKMDQRTLQKWKGQLPEIARQTSAAERRAVDAERETDDLKKAEFMQDKIGEEYTGVISSITNFGLFVELENTVEGLVHVSYLTDDYYHYDQRSQAMIGERTAKVYRIGEEVQVKVASVNIDERTVDFSIVYDEETKPKKKIKAKRIKK, from the coding sequence ATGAAAGAAAAAATTCAACAATATTTTAAAGAAAATGGTACAAAGCCTTTAACAGTCCATGAAATAGAAGAAGCGCTAGAGATTGAAGATGCAACAGAATTTAAAGAGCTCATCAAATCATTAAATGCTTTAGAGGAATCTGGGGAGCTCGTACGAACAAGAAAAAACAGATTTGGATTACCAGAAAAGATGAACCTTGTCCGTGGTAGAATTCAAATGCATGCCAAAGGGTTTGCTTTTTTAATCCCAGATGACGAATCACGCGATGATGTTTATATTCATTATTCTGATCTTGGCTCGGCTATGAACGGAGATAAAGTGCTTGTCCGCATTGAGAAAAGAAGTGATTCTGGAAATCGCTCGGAAGGAACTGTCATTCGGATCTTAGAAAGAGCGACATTACAAGTTGTCGGTACATTTGAAAATAATCGTTCGTTTGGTTTTGTTATTGCAGATGATAAGCGTATTCCTAATGATATTTTTATCCCTAAGGATAGTACGAATGGCGCTGTTAGCGGACATAAGGTAATTGCGCATATTACGAAATATCCAGAAGGAAGGAAAAGTGCGGAAGGGGAAATTATTCATATTTTAGGACATAAAAATGACCCTGGCATTGATATTATGTCCATTATTCATAAGCATGGCATTAAAGTAGATTTTCCTGAAAAAGTGTTAGAGCAAGCAGCGAATACACCTGAAGCCATTACTGAAGAAGAAATGGAAGGGCGCAGGGATCTTCGGGAGGAAACAATTGTAACCATTGACGGTGCAGATGCAAAAGATTTAGATGATGCTGTCTCTGTAAAGCAATTAGACAATGGTAACTACCTTCTCGGAGTATATATTGCTGATGTGAGCCATTATATTGATCAAGGGAGTCCTATGGATGAAGAAGCCTTTGAAAGAGGTACTAGTGTTTACTTAGTTGATCGCGTCATTCCGATGATTCCACATCGTTTGTCTAACGGAATTTGCTCATTGAATCCTAAAGTGGATAGATTGACATTGGGTTGCGAAATGGAAATAGATACTTCTGGCAACGTTGTAAAACATGAAATTTTCCCAAGCGTTATTCGAACAAATGAGCGGATGACCTATCATGATGTGAATCAAATTTTGGTAGAAAAAGATAGTTCTTTACAAGAACGCTATCAAGAGCTTGTTCCTATGTTTGAAAATATGGAAGCATTAGCTGCTATTTTACGAAGGAAGCGAATGAATCGAGGTGCGATTGATTTTGACTTCAAAGAAGCGAAAGTAGTAGTAGATGAAAATGGAAAGCCACAGGATGTTGTGTTACGAGAGCGTTCCGTTGCAGAGCGACTGATAGAAGAATTTATGTTAGCGGCAAATGAAACGGTAGCAGAGCATTTCCATTGGATGGACGTGCCGTTTATTCATCGTATTCACCAAGATCCAGATCCTGATAAATTACAAACGTTTTTTGAATTTTTAGCGGGTCTGGGTTACGTGGTCAAAGGTACGAATAATGAAATTCATCCACAAGCACTTCAAAAGGTGTTGGAAGAGGTAAAAGGAAAGCCTGAAGAAATGATCGTTTCAAAATTAATGCTTCGGTCGATGCAACAAGCAAAATATGACCCCCAAAGTATTGGACATTTCGGTTTAGCGACATCTTTTTATACACATTTTACTTCTCCAATTCGTCGTTATCCAGATTTAATTGTACACCGCTTGATTCGTACCTATTTAATTGATAAAAAGATGGATCAGCGAACATTGCAGAAGTGGAAAGGCCAACTTCCAGAAATAGCCAGACAAACTTCTGCTGCTGAACGCCGAGCGGTCGACGCTGAACGAGAAACAGATGACTTGAAAAAGGCAGAATTTATGCAGGATAAAATTGGTGAAGAATATACTGGGGTAATTAGTTCTATTACGAATTTTGGCTTATTTGTGGAATTAGAGAATACAGTAGAAGGCTTGGTACATGTTAGCTATTTAACGGATGATTATTATCACTATGATCAGCGGAGTCAAGCAATGATCGGAGAAAGAACAGCTAAAGTGTACCGCATTGGCGAAGAAGTACAAGTAAAAGTAGCAAGTGTTAACATTGATGAACGCACGGTTGATTTTTCCATTGTATACGATGAAGAAACGAAACCAAAGAAAAAAATCAAAGCGAAACGAATAAAGAAATAA
- the secG gene encoding preprotein translocase subunit SecG → MLGIVNVLLVIDGIIMIILVLLQSGKSEGLSGAISGGAEQLFGKQKARGIDLVLHRGTIVTAVIFFVLAFLSAYVLQ, encoded by the coding sequence ATGCTTGGAATAGTTAATGTATTGTTAGTTATTGATGGAATTATAATGATTATATTAGTTCTACTACAATCTGGAAAAAGTGAAGGTTTATCAGGTGCTATTTCTGGAGGTGCTGAGCAGTTGTTTGGTAAGCAGAAAGCAAGGGGAATTGATCTTGTATTACATCGAGGAACAATTGTCACAGCGGTCATTTTCTTTGTATTAGCATTTTTAAGTGCCTATGTATTACAATAA
- a CDS encoding alpha/beta hydrolase: MKIKQPQPFTFEAGPRAVLLLHGFTGHSADVRMLGRYLEKRGYTSHAPIYRGHGLPPEDLIQSTPGEWWEDVLEAYQHLKDLGYREIAVSGLSLGGVLGLKLAYTEQTKAVIPMCSPMFFDNETQLTKGFRLFAKEYKQLERKDDHVIEQELDTLLTNSKPLFKQLGAFITEVKNEVDTIYTPTMVVQARKDQMINTDSANYIYENVEAEHKTIKWYEESGHVITMGKEKEQVFEDIYQFLETLKWEQ; encoded by the coding sequence ATGAAAATAAAACAACCTCAACCCTTTACTTTTGAAGCAGGACCACGTGCCGTATTATTATTACATGGATTTACTGGACATTCTGCAGACGTCCGTATGTTAGGGCGATATTTAGAAAAACGCGGGTATACTAGTCATGCACCCATCTACAGAGGGCATGGGTTACCGCCTGAAGACTTAATTCAATCGACACCAGGCGAGTGGTGGGAGGATGTGTTAGAAGCATACCAGCATTTAAAAGATTTGGGGTATAGAGAAATTGCTGTTTCTGGCTTATCATTAGGTGGGGTACTAGGCTTGAAATTAGCATACACAGAACAAACAAAGGCTGTTATTCCAATGTGTTCACCTATGTTTTTTGATAATGAAACGCAATTAACAAAAGGATTTCGACTATTTGCCAAAGAATATAAACAGCTGGAACGTAAAGATGATCATGTGATAGAACAAGAATTAGATACGTTATTAACAAATTCTAAACCGCTATTTAAACAATTAGGTGCATTCATTACTGAAGTGAAAAATGAAGTAGATACGATTTATACGCCAACAATGGTCGTTCAAGCTAGAAAGGATCAAATGATAAATACGGACAGTGCAAACTATATTTATGAAAATGTAGAAGCAGAGCATAAAACGATCAAATGGTATGAAGAGTCAGGACACGTTATTACAATGGGAAAAGAAAAAGAGCAAGTTTTTGAGGATATTTATCAGTTTCTCGAAACATTAAAATGGGAACAATGA